One Falco biarmicus isolate bFalBia1 chromosome 13, bFalBia1.pri, whole genome shotgun sequence genomic region harbors:
- the FAM131A gene encoding LOW QUALITY PROTEIN: protein FAM131A (The sequence of the model RefSeq protein was modified relative to this genomic sequence to represent the inferred CDS: inserted 2 bases in 1 codon), with the protein MRPGGDAGGAALAVVPAPGXPPGSMGCIGSKTTIVAVDTTLCVEWKEVKALSPLSAARPLPRLVRQASFDSQDFLQVNVEDTVEMLPKSRRALTIQEIAALARSSLHGISQVVKEHVTKPTAMAQGRVAHLIEWKGWCKPVEPPAALESAFSSYCHLSEGEQEARFAAGVAEQFAIAEAKLRAWSSVDGDDSNDESYDEDFMPSTESSQPSELPGTVPASALLRDLLQGHLCQLGVRHGSCEPESDSSHTLSPETLCSSLCSLEMVSPSELTAKLLGSLGGEDLLLPKLPAPASQSALQGLARLRCQDSLYSVSYAEACLSPTEDEVVLSKDFPLRRKVSDVASSGVASLEEEEEAEEP; encoded by the exons ATGCGGCCGGGGGGCGatgcgggcggcgcggcgctggCGGTAGTGCCCGCACCGGG CCCCCCCGGGAGCATGGGCTGCATCGGCTCCAAAACCACCATCG TGGCTGTGGACACGACGCTGTGCGTGGAGTGGAAGGAGGTGAAAGCACTGTCACCGCTGAGTGCTGCTCGCCCACTGCCCCGCCTGGTGCGCCAGGCCTCCTTCGACAGCCAGGACTTCCTCCAG GTCAATGTTGAGGATACTGTCGAGATGCTGCCCAAGTCACGGCGCGCGCTGACCATCCAGGAGATTGCTGCCCTGGCCCGCTCCTCACTGCACG GCATCTCGCAGGTGGTGAAGGAGCACGTGACGAAGCCAACGGCCATGGCGCAGGGCCGTGTTGCCCACCTCATCGAGTGGAAGGGCTGGTGCAAGCCTGTGGAGCCGCCAGCTGCCCTGGAGAGCGCCTTCAGCTCCTACTGCCACCTGAGCGAGGGCGAGCAGGAGGCACGCTTCGCTGCCG GTGTGGCGGAGCAGTTTGCCATTGCTGAGGCCAAGCTGCGAGCCTGGTCATCGGTGGACGGGGATGACTCCAATGACGAATCCTACGATGAGGACTTCATGCCCTCCACAGAGAGTTCCCAGCCCAGCG agctgcccggCACGGTGCCTGCCAGTGCACTGCTGCGAGACCTACTGCAGGGCCACCTGTGCCAGCTGGGCGTGCGGCACGGCTCCTGCGAGCCCGAGAGCGACTCATCGCACACCCTCTCCCCCGAGActctctgctccagcctctgcagccTGGAGATGGTGTCCCCCTCCGAACTCACTGCCAAACTGCTGGGCTCCCTTGGGGGCGaggacctgctgctgcccaagcTGCCTGCCCCGGCCAGCCAAAGTGCCTTGCAGGGCCTGGCACGGCTCCGGTGCCAGGACTCCCTCTACTCCGTGTCCTACGCCGAAGCCTGCCTCTCACCCACTGAGGATGAGGTGGTGCTGAGCAAGGACTTCCCACTCCGCCGGAAAGTCTCCGACGTCGCCTCCTCTGGGGTGGCATcgctggaggaggaggaggaggccgAAGAGCCCTGA